In Candidatus Aramenus sp. CH1, the following proteins share a genomic window:
- a CDS encoding MFS transporter, whose translation MDRVVPALLLMVVFLISAIAIYSITFKLTEVSILTSSTLSEVELIISSSWIGGAIGGLVIGLASDRIGKKKALGISITLFSVPLLVNVLVDRVLAIYYVLWFLIGFGVNGDNGVSYVLIAEFSPPSLRATFGSLMQGFYFLGAMIGASLSAFLGFREFLLTISLLSLLSFLPWAKVPESKFRGGKFRPVEVFSRKHKGITVFGSMAVVGAFLFLVPLVSLGYTLFSESGFPRALSSFAVTVSFLVGFAGFTLAGRIADAIGKRRTTFAFLTVGLVGVALLVGVSLLKDFYFLLFVYPLLMFSSSFFAYFGVWISELYPPQLKGTGTNTAFFLGRLLGGGFGVFLVALLPLPLALSLSVVSLVSLLLVLAGVQKLRG comes from the coding sequence ATGGACAGGGTAGTCCCAGCATTACTCCTCATGGTCGTTTTCCTTATATCCGCAATAGCAATCTATTCGATCACCTTTAAGCTCACTGAAGTCTCCATCTTGACGTCGTCTACCCTGTCAGAGGTTGAGCTTATCATATCGTCCTCTTGGATTGGGGGAGCGATAGGTGGACTAGTGATTGGTCTCGCGTCCGACAGAATAGGGAAGAAGAAAGCGTTGGGTATTTCCATTACCCTTTTCTCTGTCCCCCTCCTAGTTAACGTTTTAGTGGACAGAGTGTTGGCCATCTACTACGTCCTGTGGTTCCTGATAGGTTTTGGGGTGAACGGGGATAACGGGGTTAGCTACGTCCTAATAGCGGAGTTTTCACCACCTTCTTTGAGGGCAACCTTCGGGAGCCTAATGCAGGGGTTCTATTTCTTGGGTGCAATGATAGGGGCAAGCCTTTCCGCCTTCCTTGGGTTCAGAGAGTTCTTACTAACCATCTCGTTGCTCTCCTTGCTCTCCTTCTTGCCCTGGGCAAAGGTGCCGGAGTCCAAGTTCAGGGGAGGGAAGTTCAGACCGGTAGAGGTCTTCAGCAGGAAACATAAGGGGATCACGGTCTTTGGCTCCATGGCAGTGGTGGGAGCGTTCCTCTTCCTTGTCCCCCTAGTGTCCCTTGGGTACACACTCTTCTCCGAGTCCGGGTTTCCTAGGGCGTTATCCTCCTTCGCTGTTACGGTTTCTTTCCTTGTGGGATTCGCCGGCTTTACTCTAGCTGGGAGGATAGCGGACGCCATAGGGAAGAGGAGGACTACCTTCGCCTTCCTCACAGTGGGCCTTGTGGGAGTAGCGTTATTGGTAGGGGTCTCCTTGCTCAAGGACTTCTACTTCCTCCTCTTTGTGTACCCCCTGTTGATGTTCTCCTCTTCTTTCTTCGCATACTTTGGCGTCTGGATAAGCGAACTCTACCCCCCACAGCTCAAGGGTACTGGGACAAACACCGCCTTCTTCTTGGGCAGACTATTAGGGGGAGGGTTCGGAGTCTTCCTTGTAGCGCTCTTACCTTTACCCCTGGCTTTAAGCTTGAGCGTGGTGTCCCTAGTCTCTCTACTCCTGGTCCTAGCGGGCGTCCAGAAGTTGAGAGGCTAA
- a CDS encoding GTPase, with amino-acid sequence MREVVVEGPCVIKVLEGRVKVVGIPVEKGEELKLPPRTFTVVVEDNTKFQMDCRALGEVSLGWEKVAEKIAQSGGKVLLLGATDSGKTYFSTLLSNLSPSYFVDGDVGQSSLFLPGFVASTRLSGRRLTLEAKAEDLEFFGGITPSINYRLHANLVSSLVGRGKERLTVVDTDGWFKGVKAMLHKFELTLRVDPDFVVAFDERIRERLPSPYRQRVVTVKGVGLSKDPERRRKNRAQKFREYFSQGRVHVIPLEDFLGERVSELLLNAWGEYVQLVDETPCVGYRVNAESLRGALLGVVRKGKVVGAGLLLGLEEKVVKFLSRAEEADGVILGTMSLTPDFEERAIQLEKC; translated from the coding sequence ATGAGGGAAGTGGTGGTAGAGGGGCCCTGCGTCATTAAGGTGTTAGAGGGAAGGGTCAAGGTCGTGGGGATACCTGTGGAGAAGGGAGAAGAGCTGAAGCTACCCCCGAGGACCTTCACCGTCGTGGTGGAGGACAACACCAAGTTCCAGATGGACTGCAGGGCCCTAGGGGAGGTCAGTCTGGGCTGGGAAAAGGTAGCAGAGAAGATCGCCCAGTCCGGCGGGAAGGTACTACTATTGGGGGCCACTGACTCTGGCAAGACCTACTTCTCCACCCTCCTCTCAAACCTCTCCCCCTCCTACTTTGTGGACGGGGACGTGGGGCAGTCGTCACTCTTCCTCCCCGGGTTCGTGGCCTCAACTAGGCTGTCCGGGAGGAGGTTGACGCTGGAGGCCAAGGCAGAGGACCTGGAGTTCTTTGGGGGAATAACCCCTTCCATTAACTACAGGCTACATGCAAACCTCGTTTCCTCCTTAGTTGGCAGGGGGAAGGAGAGGCTAACCGTGGTAGATACAGACGGCTGGTTCAAGGGCGTAAAGGCAATGCTCCACAAGTTCGAGCTCACCTTGAGGGTGGACCCGGACTTCGTCGTCGCCTTCGACGAGAGGATAAGGGAGAGGTTGCCCTCTCCATACAGGCAGAGGGTAGTAACGGTTAAGGGTGTTGGGCTCTCAAAGGACCCTGAGAGGAGGAGGAAGAACAGGGCGCAGAAGTTCAGGGAGTACTTTAGCCAGGGGAGGGTCCACGTGATCCCCCTAGAGGACTTCCTAGGGGAGAGGGTCTCCGAGCTCCTGCTCAACGCTTGGGGGGAGTACGTCCAGCTAGTGGACGAGACCCCCTGCGTAGGCTACAGGGTGAACGCAGAGTCGCTGAGGGGGGCTCTCCTAGGCGTAGTGAGGAAGGGAAAGGTTGTAGGGGCAGGTCTCCTACTAGGCCTCGAGGAAAAGGTGGTGAAGTTCCTGTCTAGGGCAGAAGAGGCTGACGGGGTCATCCTTGGCACCATGTCCTTGACCCCCGACTTCGAGGAGAGGGCAATCCAGCTGGAGAAGTGCTGA
- a CDS encoding aldo/keto reductase, translating to MKLCGKEVPPLGLGTWKMGGGYWSPSYERDQEDVEAIRYALSRGVRVIDTAEMYGGGHAEELVGRAIKGFDREELVIITKVWPNHLRYSDVINSAKASLRRLQTEYIDLYLIHWPSREVLLSETFSAMERLVEENLVRCVGVSNFDLPLLKEAQKYARIEADEVEYNLYNLSHERELIPYCQSQGIHVIAYSPLVQGRVLRDKRVIELAKKYGKPSSAIALNYLMKRSIPIPKASNKAHVDEALEALSKEDEEYLRG from the coding sequence ATGAAGCTTTGTGGAAAGGAAGTACCGCCCCTCGGTCTGGGCACTTGGAAGATGGGAGGGGGCTACTGGTCCCCCAGCTACGAGAGGGACCAGGAGGACGTTGAGGCGATAAGGTACGCCCTCTCAAGGGGCGTCAGGGTAATAGACACTGCAGAGATGTACGGAGGGGGACACGCGGAGGAGCTCGTGGGCAGGGCAATCAAGGGCTTCGACAGGGAGGAGCTCGTGATCATAACGAAAGTCTGGCCAAACCACTTGAGGTATAGCGACGTCATTAATTCGGCGAAGGCAAGCTTGAGGAGACTACAGACAGAGTACATAGACCTCTACTTGATCCACTGGCCTAGCAGGGAGGTCCTCCTGTCAGAGACCTTTTCAGCAATGGAGAGGCTGGTGGAGGAGAACCTCGTTAGGTGCGTCGGTGTCAGCAACTTCGACCTCCCCCTACTAAAGGAGGCGCAGAAGTACGCAAGGATTGAGGCAGACGAGGTGGAATACAACTTGTACAACCTCTCCCATGAGAGGGAGTTAATACCCTACTGCCAGTCCCAAGGGATACACGTGATAGCCTACTCTCCGCTGGTACAGGGGAGGGTACTCAGGGACAAGAGGGTGATTGAGCTAGCCAAGAAGTACGGGAAGCCCTCCTCAGCCATAGCGTTGAACTACTTGATGAAGAGATCCATCCCAATACCCAAGGCGTCTAACAAGGCCCACGTGGACGAGGCCTTAGAGGCCCTGAGCAAGGAGGACGAGGAGTACTTGAGAGGTTAG
- a CDS encoding OsmC family protein, whose product MELTITLSGNPQNPDVTVGKEKRKAIELYARGPLMAFLVSIPHCIYLASTQLAENKKEDVELKVVIRYKLDPIAMFAGNYVFERIVVEVCAKKCDEEFAKWVAEGVKENCPIYQSLKDKMEIVYTVE is encoded by the coding sequence ATGGAATTAACAATAACTTTGAGCGGAAACCCCCAGAACCCAGACGTCACCGTGGGGAAGGAGAAGAGGAAGGCAATAGAGCTCTACGCCAGGGGGCCCCTGATGGCCTTCCTGGTCTCAATCCCCCACTGCATTTACTTGGCCTCCACCCAATTGGCGGAGAACAAGAAGGAGGACGTGGAGCTCAAAGTAGTGATTAGGTACAAGCTCGACCCCATAGCGATGTTCGCTGGGAACTACGTGTTCGAGAGGATCGTGGTGGAGGTCTGCGCTAAGAAGTGCGACGAGGAGTTCGCCAAGTGGGTAGCTGAGGGGGTAAAGGAAAACTGCCCCATCTACCAGAGCCTGAAGGACAAGATGGAAATAGTGTACACGGTCGAGTGA
- a CDS encoding DNA photolyase family protein yields MICAFVFRRDLRLDDNAGLISAMSECEQVAPVFVIDPRQVEDNEYKSEKALAFMFNSLRELDQEIRERGGKLFVFKGIAEEVITRLLDKVDAVYLNEDYTPFSKRRDSAIAEACKRKGKAFRSFEDYLLTPKAEFKGFRNFTSFYNYARGLKVREPLRNEYKNFFTGKLLEEVEPPEPQSAGRFKGGRKEGLYLVERAKRIDYFRRDYPSEGNVSYLSPHLKFGTVSPREVYYALRENLAFIRQLYWRDFYTLLAYYNERVFREPFKAQFKDVQWENDRILFELWKRGKTGYPIVDAGMRELNETGYMHNRVRMISAFLLTKVFLVDWRWGEKYFAQKLVDYDPSVNNGNWQWVASTGVDYTFRVFDPWKQQKKFDPNAKYIKTWVEELRDYPPHVIHEAYSRDIPGYPRPVVDWRERVEKARKLYFKET; encoded by the coding sequence ATGATCTGTGCCTTCGTGTTCAGAAGGGACTTAAGGCTCGACGACAACGCCGGCCTCATCTCGGCCATGTCCGAGTGCGAACAAGTGGCCCCGGTCTTCGTGATAGACCCGAGGCAAGTGGAGGACAACGAGTACAAGTCCGAGAAGGCGTTGGCATTTATGTTCAACTCCCTCAGGGAGCTAGACCAGGAGATAAGGGAGAGGGGAGGGAAGCTCTTCGTCTTTAAGGGGATAGCGGAGGAGGTCATAACGAGGCTCCTCGACAAGGTGGACGCGGTCTACTTGAACGAGGACTACACGCCCTTCAGCAAGAGGAGGGACTCGGCAATAGCGGAGGCGTGCAAGAGAAAGGGGAAGGCCTTCCGCTCCTTTGAGGACTATCTCCTCACGCCAAAGGCGGAGTTCAAGGGGTTCAGGAACTTTACCTCCTTCTACAACTACGCAAGGGGCTTGAAGGTCAGGGAGCCATTGAGGAACGAATACAAGAACTTCTTCACGGGGAAGTTACTCGAGGAGGTGGAGCCGCCGGAGCCACAATCAGCAGGTAGGTTCAAGGGAGGGAGGAAGGAGGGGCTGTACCTAGTGGAGAGGGCGAAGCGCATAGACTACTTCAGGAGGGACTATCCGTCAGAGGGGAACGTGAGCTACTTGTCCCCCCACCTAAAGTTCGGAACCGTGTCCCCCAGGGAGGTGTACTACGCGTTGAGGGAAAACTTGGCTTTCATAAGGCAACTCTACTGGAGGGACTTCTACACCCTCTTAGCCTACTACAACGAGAGGGTTTTCCGGGAGCCTTTTAAGGCGCAGTTCAAGGACGTTCAGTGGGAGAACGACAGGATACTCTTCGAGCTCTGGAAGAGGGGCAAGACCGGGTACCCAATAGTGGACGCAGGAATGAGGGAGCTGAACGAGACGGGCTACATGCACAACAGGGTGAGGATGATCTCCGCCTTCCTCCTCACTAAGGTGTTCCTCGTGGACTGGAGGTGGGGAGAGAAGTACTTCGCCCAGAAGCTGGTGGACTACGACCCCTCCGTTAACAACGGGAACTGGCAGTGGGTGGCGTCCACCGGAGTAGACTACACCTTCAGGGTCTTTGACCCTTGGAAACAGCAGAAGAAGTTCGACCCCAACGCCAAGTACATTAAGACGTGGGTGGAGGAGCTGAGGGACTATCCGCCCCACGTCATCCACGAGGCCTACTCTAGGGATATCCCCGGGTATCCAAGACCTGTTGTGGACTGGAGGGAGAGGGTGGAAAAGGCCAGGAAGCTGTACTTTAAGGAGACATAA
- the nrfD gene encoding polysulfide reductase NrfD produces the protein MGLFTAPVPGTSFGVQAPILQINQYPEWDVTVALALFFTGLGGMLMAITGLLEVTGKYPGLVKRNSVFAFIFTALSLIFFDIHLGNPERGFFAPINAFPQMVHSWMARGIEFVGGLLLFAFIFMALKVVLNSKNVVLNWTFAILGVIAGIFSTTYSGFELSAATGVPFWNNGGLPALFLASGTVGGAAWSYIMSFVGSGEEWIRARRLTAKLLAYSAIAELATWFLFVANVNFINVFEEVGYIYLVTSATFALDLVLLGLGFVVPGIGTLMAWRATKATGAETLNDFSTPIKVAILVVAVLALVAGFFTRADVLFAGQYAYQLAPLTPFQYTSNQPVPIGSFGWRS, from the coding sequence ATGGGACTATTTACTGCACCCGTTCCAGGCACCAGTTTCGGAGTTCAAGCACCAATACTGCAGATAAACCAGTACCCAGAGTGGGATGTCACTGTGGCCCTAGCACTTTTCTTCACGGGGCTAGGAGGGATGCTGATGGCGATAACTGGCCTCCTGGAGGTGACTGGGAAGTACCCTGGGCTAGTGAAGAGGAACTCGGTGTTCGCATTCATCTTCACCGCCTTGTCGCTGATATTCTTCGACATACACCTAGGCAACCCGGAGAGAGGATTCTTCGCTCCCATAAACGCCTTCCCCCAGATGGTACACTCGTGGATGGCTAGGGGAATAGAGTTCGTGGGAGGACTACTGCTCTTTGCGTTCATATTCATGGCGTTAAAGGTCGTGCTAAACAGCAAGAACGTGGTCTTGAACTGGACTTTCGCTATCCTAGGCGTCATAGCGGGGATATTCTCAACTACCTACAGTGGCTTTGAGCTCTCCGCGGCAACTGGAGTGCCCTTCTGGAACAACGGAGGCCTCCCAGCCCTCTTCCTTGCCTCCGGGACAGTGGGAGGGGCAGCGTGGAGCTACATAATGAGCTTTGTTGGTAGCGGAGAAGAGTGGATAAGGGCAAGGAGGTTAACTGCCAAGCTACTGGCCTACTCCGCCATTGCCGAGCTAGCTACGTGGTTCCTGTTCGTGGCAAACGTCAACTTCATCAACGTCTTCGAAGAAGTAGGCTACATCTACTTAGTGACTTCGGCCACCTTCGCCCTAGACCTAGTACTGTTGGGCTTAGGCTTCGTTGTCCCAGGGATAGGGACGCTAATGGCGTGGAGGGCCACTAAGGCTACCGGCGCCGAAACCTTGAATGACTTCTCCACGCCAATAAAGGTGGCCATACTGGTAGTGGCAGTCCTAGCTCTAGTGGCAGGGTTCTTCACCAGGGCTGACGTGCTGTTCGCGGGACAGTACGCGTACCAGCTAGCTCCACTAACCCCGTTCCAGTACACGTCGAACCAGCCAGTGCCAATAGGGTCGTTCGGTTGGAGAAGTTAA
- a CDS encoding DUF2299 domain-containing protein, which translates to MNENDIANLFAELGMKVEKGNAPGVYTQLIISPPLGEGPRVTVIRPSSTSNYFVVTMVIEADEERLTPSKVRAITTELAKMNVEVYLTPPDKPRLIHIAKIIYAEGANKNDAVNAVTLVKNAGIVAFNLLAD; encoded by the coding sequence ATGAACGAGAACGACATCGCCAACTTGTTTGCCGAACTTGGAATGAAGGTGGAGAAGGGCAACGCCCCAGGGGTCTACACTCAGCTCATCATCTCGCCACCCTTAGGGGAGGGCCCCAGGGTCACCGTAATTAGGCCCTCCTCTACTTCCAACTACTTCGTGGTCACCATGGTCATAGAAGCGGACGAAGAAAGGCTAACCCCGAGTAAGGTAAGGGCAATAACCACCGAGCTGGCCAAGATGAACGTGGAGGTGTACTTGACACCTCCAGACAAGCCTAGGCTAATACACATTGCGAAGATAATCTACGCCGAAGGCGCAAACAAGAACGACGCGGTAAACGCGGTGACGTTGGTGAAGAACGCGGGCATAGTGGCCTTCAACCTGCTAGCAGATTGA
- a CDS encoding HAD family hydrolase, which produces MDFALTLVNTLVYVPNAKELLEKVEKANDYFDVDLDPKLVRAKEDAYFLEELSYRGRVFLVTNVKKSTAMRVLARLNLDSFITRVVSAEEVKSFTTSPKFFDYFYKVTNVRRGAYFVTSNKLSLESAKKAGLIVVYQEGNALRRLVEATGKKYVESKMGDSALRCT; this is translated from the coding sequence ATGGACTTCGCGTTAACACTCGTTAACACCTTGGTGTACGTCCCAAACGCAAAGGAACTCCTAGAGAAGGTGGAGAAGGCTAACGACTACTTCGACGTAGACCTAGACCCCAAGTTAGTGAGGGCGAAGGAGGACGCCTACTTCCTCGAGGAACTGTCCTACAGGGGAAGGGTCTTCTTGGTAACTAACGTCAAGAAGTCCACCGCCATGAGGGTACTGGCCAGGCTGAACTTGGACTCGTTCATCACGAGGGTGGTCTCAGCTGAGGAGGTCAAGAGCTTCACCACTTCCCCCAAGTTCTTCGACTACTTCTACAAGGTAACTAACGTCAGAAGGGGGGCGTACTTCGTCACCTCCAACAAGCTCTCCTTGGAGTCTGCCAAGAAAGCCGGGCTAATAGTGGTCTACCAAGAGGGAAACGCCCTGAGGAGGCTCGTGGAGGCAACTGGCAAGAAATACGTGGAGTCTAAGATGGGAGACTCCGCCTTGAGGTGCACGTAA
- a CDS encoding (4Fe-4S)-binding protein — MVSKKVREYLGDDLLREVFEEGGLAYIAEFGDYLVNDLRDNGVQSLVVASERENKELEDFLERIDDFTPIHPLSVERVYLDWFQGKEHGKALLLAYVSKASMSYLAKRVQPLRRKSISRRSLVRGKLYYYKPYPVLQQEVQFEREMNYLSSLCPLIEKSFEGPHVSDPEKCSACGFCSGMSFLGYLEVPNFTTDQVVHFLNALNKYAPRDKPSIVLFTCNKALKVPRTDSAYVYPLIAPCVASVHDSFLALTYASGFYPLVYSPDRACELRDVAKLRMEASMRKFPGTKVSFPFAQDEAEAKDWMEKLSRMPVLPGKQVPEELVMGRSRRRGLLLWAIKETTVEDEEEEVPGVYKVAVDPNKCVLCGVCVRSCQMLVFEQVSTRDSTTLYYDLSYCIGSQRCIRNCPEKAITLVGLSRIKDLKKSVASSSQVVRCRYCGKPLDSYSLKNRVSIVLSSLGIDDVEDYTDVCNDCKQKLLTKRWVERVLKNGLRVNTR, encoded by the coding sequence GTGGTGTCCAAGAAGGTCAGGGAATACTTGGGAGACGACCTGCTGAGAGAGGTGTTCGAGGAGGGAGGGCTGGCGTACATAGCGGAGTTCGGCGATTACCTAGTGAACGACTTGAGGGATAACGGGGTTCAGTCGTTGGTGGTAGCGAGCGAGAGGGAAAACAAAGAGTTGGAGGACTTCCTTGAAAGAATAGACGACTTTACGCCCATCCACCCACTGTCCGTGGAGAGGGTCTACCTAGACTGGTTCCAGGGGAAAGAGCACGGGAAGGCGCTTCTCCTAGCCTACGTCAGCAAGGCGTCGATGTCCTACTTGGCAAAGAGGGTACAGCCCCTGAGGAGGAAGAGCATCTCCAGGAGGTCTCTGGTCAGGGGGAAGCTCTATTACTACAAGCCCTACCCAGTCCTACAACAGGAGGTACAGTTTGAGAGGGAGATGAACTACCTCTCCTCCCTCTGTCCCTTGATCGAGAAGTCCTTTGAGGGCCCCCATGTCTCAGACCCGGAGAAGTGCTCCGCCTGTGGCTTCTGCTCCGGGATGTCCTTCCTGGGCTACCTCGAGGTACCAAACTTCACGACAGACCAAGTAGTGCACTTCCTCAACGCCCTGAACAAGTACGCCCCAAGGGACAAGCCCAGTATAGTGCTGTTCACATGCAACAAGGCACTCAAGGTACCTAGAACGGATAGCGCGTACGTCTACCCCCTAATCGCCCCTTGCGTCGCCTCAGTCCACGACTCCTTCTTGGCGTTGACCTACGCTTCTGGTTTCTACCCCCTTGTGTACTCTCCTGACAGGGCATGCGAGCTGAGGGACGTGGCGAAGCTCAGGATGGAAGCGTCAATGAGGAAGTTCCCGGGGACCAAGGTCTCCTTCCCCTTCGCCCAGGACGAGGCTGAGGCCAAGGACTGGATGGAGAAGCTGTCCCGCATGCCAGTTCTCCCGGGAAAGCAGGTCCCGGAGGAGCTGGTCATGGGGAGGAGCAGGAGGAGGGGGCTACTGCTGTGGGCAATCAAAGAGACAACCGTGGAGGACGAAGAGGAGGAAGTTCCCGGCGTCTACAAGGTAGCTGTTGACCCTAACAAGTGCGTCCTGTGTGGGGTGTGCGTGAGGTCCTGCCAGATGCTCGTCTTCGAGCAGGTCTCCACTAGGGACTCCACCACCCTCTACTACGACTTGTCCTATTGCATAGGCTCCCAGAGATGCATAAGGAACTGCCCGGAGAAGGCCATAACCCTCGTGGGCCTCTCCAGGATAAAGGACTTGAAGAAGAGCGTCGCCTCCTCCAGCCAAGTAGTGAGGTGCAGGTACTGCGGTAAGCCCCTGGACTCCTACAGCCTCAAGAACAGGGTGAGCATAGTGCTGTCCTCCCTTGGGATAGACGACGTGGAGGACTACACGGACGTCTGCAACGACTGCAAACAAAAGTTATTAACCAAGAGGTGGGTAGAGAGGGTGTTGAAGAATGGACTTCGCGTTAACACTCGTTAA
- a CDS encoding tetratricopeptide repeat protein has protein sequence MDDPIEEGLKLLEEKRPEEVLRLLEGIDLPEAYVLRARAYLLSGDEEKAMKELDKGTERFSYSHALYFEKALLFFEMNKSEEALEQVERALDIMPYSYDYKKLKANILFRQGKFEDAFNVLGEVIRLKPDDVEARLMRAECFYALGKYLDALYEINRALEYDNKNPYLHFVKGRVYLETKYYKLAESEFRIALSLKANPEFMVSLAVAEFLGGEREKALQEVEKAMQLFPDYKRAREVYESMLNQTGNISSK, from the coding sequence ATGGATGACCCTATAGAGGAGGGGCTAAAGTTATTGGAGGAAAAAAGGCCAGAGGAAGTGTTACGCTTACTTGAGGGAATCGACTTGCCCGAAGCTTACGTCTTGAGGGCAAGGGCATACCTCCTCTCTGGGGACGAGGAGAAGGCGATGAAAGAGCTCGACAAGGGGACGGAGAGGTTCTCGTACTCCCACGCGTTGTACTTCGAGAAGGCCCTCCTGTTCTTCGAGATGAACAAGTCTGAAGAGGCGTTAGAACAAGTGGAGAGGGCCCTGGACATCATGCCCTACTCCTATGACTACAAAAAGTTAAAGGCAAATATCCTATTTAGGCAGGGGAAGTTCGAGGACGCCTTCAACGTGCTTGGCGAGGTGATAAGGCTCAAACCAGACGACGTGGAGGCAAGGCTCATGAGGGCTGAGTGCTTCTACGCTTTGGGGAAGTACTTGGACGCCCTCTACGAGATAAATAGGGCACTGGAGTACGACAACAAGAACCCTTACCTCCACTTCGTGAAGGGGAGGGTCTACCTGGAGACCAAGTACTACAAGCTAGCGGAGAGTGAGTTCAGGATAGCCCTAAGCCTAAAGGCAAACCCCGAGTTCATGGTCAGCTTGGCTGTGGCGGAGTTCTTGGGAGGGGAGAGGGAGAAGGCCCTCCAAGAGGTAGAAAAGGCGATGCAACTCTTCCCGGACTACAAGAGGGCGAGGGAAGTCTACGAGAGCATGTTGAACCAGACTGGAAATATTTCCTCTAAGTAA
- a CDS encoding MarR family transcriptional regulator codes for MVKLSLDDDDLLVLEHFVLHLHLTSYRLSKLTKIPSATAWRLFLKLTELGLIKKSSRGFTITPRGVVLTYIFTAKKNVKANCLKLLRELWRYGGSEEELGKFIDDFYKVITSSGISPFIVCFNQPITIAMMMYNKLNEVSDDSKKVIAEMLLNYFSPVEVNGCRVLISYDGEGRPYAIAAKCRREGIKLNYYCPEIEKIVGKVNATLPRGLR; via the coding sequence ATGGTTAAGCTGTCCCTGGACGACGACGATCTCCTGGTGTTAGAGCACTTTGTGCTTCACTTGCACCTTACTTCGTACAGGCTCTCCAAGCTAACCAAGATCCCCAGTGCTACAGCTTGGAGGCTCTTTCTGAAGCTGACTGAGCTGGGACTCATAAAGAAGTCCTCCAGGGGGTTCACGATTACTCCAAGGGGGGTCGTGCTCACCTACATCTTCACGGCCAAGAAGAACGTCAAGGCCAACTGCCTCAAGCTCCTCAGAGAGCTCTGGCGGTACGGTGGGAGCGAGGAGGAGTTGGGGAAGTTCATAGACGACTTCTACAAGGTAATCACGTCATCTGGGATCTCGCCCTTCATAGTCTGCTTTAACCAGCCCATAACCATTGCCATGATGATGTACAACAAGCTGAACGAGGTAAGCGATGACAGCAAAAAGGTGATAGCCGAGATGTTGTTGAACTACTTCAGCCCAGTAGAGGTAAACGGGTGCAGGGTACTCATCTCCTACGACGGCGAGGGGAGGCCATACGCCATAGCAGCTAAGTGCAGGAGGGAAGGGATAAAGTTGAACTACTACTGCCCGGAGATCGAGAAGATAGTGGGTAAGGTAAATGCCACACTACCTAGAGGACTACGTTAA